The following DNA comes from Nicotiana sylvestris chromosome 10, ASM39365v2, whole genome shotgun sequence.
TGAGGACATTGCAAACACGAGCAATTAAACCCAAATAACAAGAAAAAAGCAAAGTAAACATGATATATTCCATGAAAGTATAAACCAAATCTtcacaaataattaaaacaaTAACATAAAGGATAAGGAAGAAACCGACCTTAAAAGAAGCTTTCTTTATATTTAGCCTTTGTTCGGAGGTACAAGTAAGCAACCGAAATGAGAAACTGAATGGAAAATCAACGAAACagcaacaacagaaacaacaagcAATATACTCGGAATCGCGGATCGGACTACGAACGGGATCGGAACCTCTTGGCCAAACAAGAGCATCTCATTGCAACTCCGGTTTTGTTTCGATTTTTCTTTCTCTTGAAGTAAAATCTAATCAAAGTAAAAAATGGATATAGCTCTCCAGTCTTATGGTGTGAGATTGTTCTCCATATTTATGAGTGTTTGTGTGGCAGAGAATTCTCAAGAATGAGGGGGTCTACGCCATTTTTAGTTCTTTCTGCCGTTGTATATTCCTTGTGTACAGAATGTATATCGTGTATATCCTATGTATATTTACTGTATAtcaagtgtatacagagtgtataccGCCGTCTTTTTAGCTCTATAGGCTAACTTTCTATCCTCTTTTTTTCTCCATTTGGTGATGGATTTGAGGGGATTTTATGGATCTTTTTGGGGTGGCCAAAAATGGAGACATGGCTGTCACTTTTTTTTGCTTTTCATCCCTTTTGTGTGTTGTTTTTTGTGTGTTTGTGGAGTGTGAGTTGTAAAGTGTAGAGAGTGTGTGTGTTCATGTGCTGGCATGTGTTAGCATGTGTTGGCATGTGTTAGCATGTGTTGGCATGTGTTAGCGTGTGTTTTCATGTGTGTCTCGACTGAAAATGttttgggctaggtccgaaaattaggcctaaaaatggatcTTTTGAATCCAAATGTTATTCTTTCCCAGCAACCGAGAATAAAAACACGATCCTATTTAATTAGTCCCACGTAAACAAAATAACTATTAAACTGAGAGTgataattaaaacaaaactatttttggatatttttcaagattaaaatgactacaaaacattaatgaaactatttttttttgtaattttcgttttttatatagagataaaaatataaagtactatttttgtattttaaggATTAAAaagactacaaaatattaatgaaattattttttgtaattttcgtttttatatagagataaaaatataaagtactatttttgtatttttagagtttatgagaaatacatgaactaaaatttatatatcctttttttttgtaatttttcatatttgtgacgaaaataaagtaaagaaatcaaaaatagttgaaatagctatattaggtctaaattaaatatttacgctaaaaatgtgaaaattctcggggagggtcaaaaatcacacgtctacaatcattattgtatgttatatacaaatctAATTGTACgcattatttttaattattttaatcaaTTATTTTTAGGGATTGTGGGGTGCATGTTGCAGCATACGCAGAGTTTCTGAGCACTCTTGGAGAGATTCCACAAATAACATTTGATTCCTCTCTACTTCGTCAAAGATATGGTGCTCTCCTCTGGGACTATGCTATGCGAAAGATAGACGCTGATGCCATAAGCGAGAATGAAGCACCTTCAAAAATTGCTAGGCAAATCACGGAGTCAGATTCAAGGATGCAGATAGTGTTAGAGTAGCTTTAGGTTATTGTAGTTTTGGAGTGTAGTTTCAAGATGAATACTATTTTGAGTAGTTTTTGGTGTAAATGGTATTTAGTTTGAAAAACTTATCACTTTATCAACAGTGTTCGTGTATGACAATTGCAACTTTTCAATCATTGTTTCACTGATTTGTTCATAAGTATTCATGCTTATTCTTCAGTTTGGATACATATTTATCTTACAGGATTCACGTATGTGTTAATACCAAGCAACTTTGCTTGAACACGTTTTAGTTAATGAACATGTTAATGTCAAAGTCAGAAACTTTATGTATGCTGATGGTAGGCTATATAAAAGAATTCAGATGTATTTTCTTCTGGATTcagttgtattcagttgtatttaactgTCAAGTTCAGTTGTATTCAGCAGCATCCATTTAGATGTATCTTCCAAGTTCAGATAACACATATTAAAGAACACAATTTCAGATGTATTAAACAGGTTTTACGTAATCAGTTGTATTCAACTTGTTTTATTCAGCAGTAGTTAGTTGTATTTAAGTGtattattcagttgtattcaattGTATTTTGATGTATTCATTTACATTCAGTGCTActcaactgtattattcataAAAATACTTCAGCTATATCCAGTTGTATTTTTTAGTATTCATCCATACTGAGTTATACTCAATTGTATAGTGCATATgtatttatccgtataaaaatATTTCAAATATATGTATTCAGAAACTATTCACGAAAGTCATTTCAGAATATATTACTTGACAATGAGAATTTATTACTTGACAATGTTAACATAAGTATTGACAAATCGTTGAAGCACTAATACATGTCAAAGTGTTAACTATTTATTACGTGGAGCATTTCTACACGTTCGCTTGTTATGTCCTACCTGCCCACATATGCTACATGAATGTTGATTTTTCGGTTGCAGCAATTCACTTAATGTTTTATCGCGCTTCTTCTTTGGCCTTCCAAGAGGTCTTTTCCATTTGGGTGGTAGTACAACCTCCTCTGTAACATGTTCTGGTATATTCCAGTCATTTCTGTCCGGTAGAGGGTACACTTGCAAATCATATGTCATTACAATTGTATTTGGTTTGTAATAGTTAGAGCAATATTCTTCTGGCATTAGAAACTTGCTCTTCAATACAGACCAAGTATGTGGGCATGGCAATTCATCAACTTGGAACCTCCCACAAACACATTTTCTCTCTAACAGGCAGACTGTGTAATTCCTCCCACCATCGTTAACTGTATGTAAGTATTCAGTTGATGGTACCAcctatatttaaaaatagaaatataaGTTTTGAGCACATATATCTGAATTACCAAATATATAATGCTGAATTAATAAGTTACATACAACTGAAATTTTTGCATATAGATGAATACATCAAATATTTAGACCAGCACAATACCAACTGCTATTAGTGCAGAACTTATCAGAATTCTGTTGTACTTTAGGCAACAGGATGCTAACAAAAACATTAGAATCATACTTTAGAAGCATTTGAATTGAACTGTATTAATCAGCTATAGTTAGTTGTATTCAATTGTTATATTCAGCTTTATTCAACATctttattcagctgtattcaaCTAATTTCAATTAAATTCAACTATTTTAATCAGTTGTAGTCAGATATATTCAACTGCATTTGTATTCAAgatgtattcaactgtattcagttgtattcaattAATCAACTGTTTTAATCTGTTGTACTTTAGGCAACAGGATTCTAACAAAAGCATTAGAATCATACGTATTGACAATACATATTAAAATTACATATAATACAGCTTTGTTAGTTATATTCTGATGTATTCCAATAGTTTTTACAGCATGCTTTTAGTTATATTCAGTTCTATTCATATCAGATTTACGGAAAAATATATCTTTTATGAGTTTGAATATAGTTGTATTCATTTGTATTAATGGTAGTTCTACTTAAAAAATCATTGTATTCCGTTGGATTCATGTCATTAATTCAGTAACAATTAAGCTATATACAACAATGACGTTAAAATATAACTTACAGTCATACGTGTAGACATTTCCTCATTCAAAGTCAGCATCTCCTGGTATTTTTTTCCAAGCGTCGTGTATGTCTGTGTAGCTTCTTTGCGGTTACTACAATTCCAACGTCCAAACATCTTCCTAACTTTTTCGAGGAAGTCGTATATTGGCAATTCCCTTGCTGAAACTAGTGCGGCATTGATTGACTCAGCAATATTTGACGTCATTGTCCATCCCCTGTTAACAGGTGCATACAACCTAGTCCACTTTTCGTAACCAGCTAACTCTAAGTATTCTTTCACCCTAATATCTACCTTCTCCACCTTCTCCATCAGATTGTCAAATTCAGCTTGTGTGTATGCTTTTGCCATAGAGAAGTATATCTCGCTCAACTTGGCATGGCTCTTTTTGAATTTCTTATATATGTTGTTCCATAGATGCCATATACAAGAAAAATGCGGTATATCTGGATACACTCTCGATACAGATTTAATGATACTCTCATTTCTATCTGAAACGATGCACATGTTTTCCCTTTCATCGTATGctatcttgaattgctcaaagaaccacgTCCAAGCAACATCGTTCTCTGAATCAATAACACCATATGCTAGTGGCAATATATGACTTGTAAATACAATTgagtataattatttttaaaaaatgtatttcaatatttaaaaatattaacaGATTGTATTATAATTCAGATACTCACCTGCACCATCCAACGTGCTTGCCGAAACGAATGTCCTGGTGTAGTAAGATTTTAGGTGATTTCCATCCACAACAACAATGGGTCTACAATGATCAAACCCCCTTATAAAGGCATTCAAGGATATATACACGTACATGAATTCATTTTTTGGcgattttaccattcttatgtgggAACCTGGATATGTCATATCCAATGTATATAAGTATCCTGGTAATTTTTTGTATGAATCAGCCGGTTCACCTCTCAGAAAATTCATTACCTTTTCTTTAGCCCTCCACGCCAACATGTAGCTAACATCTACACCTAAATCTGatttcacatcatcaataatatccCTTGGAGTGTATTTCCTCTTATGGTTTGTAAGCTTAGGCCTTATCATACCACCTATAAGGCTGCTACTAGCCTGCCGCTGCTCATACACCTTGTCCTTCAACGGACATGTATGGTTATCATTGAATTCTCTCACTTTGAATAGTTCTGATTTGTTAATACTTGAAGCCTTAAACCTTCATTCACAATCTTCTGAAATGCATAATAATGCATAGCTGCAAAGAATTAATTATTTTACATTTGATTAGCATAAGTGTTTACAAAAAAATGTAGCTCATATACAGACAAATATAATCTGACATAGATACATTCTGAcatctatatatataaatttttatacTACTGAATTCTGTTATAGTTATATGTATTTGAATAcaatgaatacaactgaatacactTGTTTGTATATGCATACACTTAATACCACAGTAGACataataagaaaataattagAGCCATTGTTGTGTATTTATACTAgtaaaatacatatgaatacatgtATTTAAATGCCCTAAACAAACATATGTTTACTTCATCTGTGATCATCTAGATGAAATACACAAATACGCATAAATACAACGACGTTAAACTTACAGCTCGAACAAATAATCGAAAATACAAcggaaaaaaaatttaaatacatGCAAACCTGACAGCATTAGACCTATCAACCCGGAATTGAAACCTTTGAGCTATAGCATAATTCTCCATCACCTCTTTCAATGTAGCCTTATCCTTATAAACTTGTCCAGCCATAACCTCCTTTTGATTAGTTTTTGAAATTATCAAATCCTTGTGGAGTTCGAACACTCCAATCGCTTCTCTTGAATTGACAAAATCTAGAGCCAGTGTATCATCTGTATCGGAATCGTACCTTTGAACTCCTTCGTCTATTTGCACAATGTCACCTTGATTTAAACTACCTCCGGATATAAGATCTTTTTCGATAGTTGTTATGCACAAAGGATACATCCCAAATTCTTTGTTCTCTTTTTTCAATTCTACATAAACTCTGTAACCCATATCATTATGTATTTCCATTGGTGTGCAATTTCCTTCTACTTTGTATTGTATTTTAATGGTCTTGGAGCTCAAATCGATACCCAATTGATTTGAAATTGAAACAACCAGATCATTAAAGGAGGCATACTCCTTTATCAGTATTCCCTCAATTGAAAAATCGATGCAATTGCCCTCATCGTTCCACTTGCCAGAATGACTCAAAACTGTTAAACTTGCCATATGTATAGAGGATGAATACcttattttgtatataattttgtatcaatcgaaaaaaaaaaagaatggaagaagtTCGATCAGATGTTGCTTTGTTTTTTCGCTGTATTCACATTTCTGAGATGCTGTCTTTGAGCAAAATACAGATTAATGTGTACTAGTTTTAGTTCGTTGAGTTAAtttaggagaatatcatgtgatttgatttccttccgTTTTTAACAAGTTTAACCGTCCAGATTCTGCGCAGATACGTTACTGTATTTCACGTTAAAGCCGCTTaaatacagttaaatacatatCAGATTTAGCTGGAATTCCTGTTTTTACGCCTattttttttggttgtattaatgaatacaacatctcaaatacatgaaatacattgtataaaaacataaaagatatctataacacgtaatatagcaaagggtatctataaatggctaattagacctaaaagatggtgctttatgaaaaattctcaaAAATAATTATCTCCATACCAAACATCTTTCATCTCAATTCTAAGTAAACATGTCAATATGATTTGGGTCTAGAGCAGTCAAAGAAGATCAACTTGCAGTGTTATTCCCATCTTCCAGGCAATTAAAGAGGCAATTAACTTGGGGGTGGGGGAGAAGGATAGTGATTGCTGATTACTGCATTTGCTTGTTGAAGCAACTATCGGAAGGGAAAACCAGACAAGATGATGCTATCTATATGATTATATAAGCTTTTGACAAAATAACGCACTTCAAAATCTGTGAATTGAAAGCAAATATACAGAGACTAGCAGTTCTATAATTCCTGTTTTCTTGAGCAGAGAAGGTAAGGCTTCTTCTTTCCAAGTGGCAGAATAATCCATATGAATTTCCATTTCTTTCAGCTTTCGCTTGGTGTAGAGATTTAGCACAACTAGTTGGCAGGAAAACATTACAACTGAGTAAAAGAAAGATACACAAAGGTACAACAGGAGGCTTACAGAGAGATATGTCATCAATGATTAAGTTTTATCTTGGATTTCAAATTGTCAATTTGACAAGTCGGATAATTGCTTCACCAAGCAGATTATGAGATGTAACTCCTATATCAGAAGATGGGGTATTTAACTCGCAAGCTAACATCTTTCTACATTTACACTCTAACATCACATCAATAACAGGAAGCCAAGATTGAGCCAAATCCCAAGTTGTTGTAACTCACAAGGTCTGTACAAGAGAGCTAATTATAACGAAGCTGTACTAAGAATGTCCATTTCACGAGACAGCTGATCAAATTCTCAAGACAGCTCCCAGCTAAAATTTCTAGTAAATCTCCAAATGATTCGGAGTTCAGGAAAAGCCTGGGCATGATATTTACCGCAAGATGTCTGAATTATCCCCGACCTGACTAAAGCAATTATGATTACCTTCACAAATTCGTGAGAGAAAGTGTAACACATATAACACTGATGACTAACTATATACAAACACCTCCTAATATATTTTCTCTACTGATGGAAAAAAATGAAGCCCCTAGGTCCTTTCTCTCCCTCCCTACAAATTTGAAGAGATGTACACAAAATGAATCATATTTCTTGATAAGACATAAGTGGTCAACATGTAAAAGATTGGACAGCCTACATTACATTTGAGGTGACAATTCAGTGTCCATCAATTTCTGTTGTTGCTAGTGCCAGTGCATATTTAGCACCATAACTTCTTAGAGAAGTAGAGCTAGTAGATTTACCACCAGAACATGGGGGAAATCAATTCATCTGTGATCATAGTGAAAGACATTGTACCATACTAGGAAGATTTTTTGGCATTGGAAGTGCAGTGACATATCTCTGTGCCAAAGGTTTATGGCTACGTGCATCTGATGAAGATGAGGACTCAACACCATCAGATTGCACCCGACCATGGAACTTCGCAAACCGATAGATGACAGAGAACTTTTCAATATCCTGGCCTTCCACTATCACGTCTAGTATTGATGCTCTCTTGTCCAGTCTGCATCAGAGAAGAACGAATAAAAGAGATATTATGTGGAATTACCTTGTATATTGTCAGGTATAAACTGATTTAGTAAAGAAGATAGATTCTAAACACAACTGTAACACGTAAGAAATGAAATGGACGCCGAGGAATTAGCAGAAAACCATTATGGAGCAGCTGTTAAAGACTATAACAGTGTTGAATTTTTCTGAAATAAATCAATTACTACTTGCTTTTCTTTGGATCATTTACTCGGCTTTAGCACTTCTATCCTTGTATTTTCAGAGTGGGAATGGTGATTAAAGACCTTTAGCATCAAATATTCCAAAATGTGCTAACAGAAGCAAAAAGACCATATAAGAATCCAAACAATGCCCCCGAGTTTCCAATAAAACCACATTTGGTTGATCACAGAACTGAAGTCTGCAGTTCCATGACTAAAATTTAGCATTAAATGTAGTTTCTCTGCAACTTGGCAGGCTACATTCTAAAATACTCATAGTACTAGGACAAGTCGTAAGAAAATGAGACATTTCTTTGCAGAAGATATGTAGCTCAAGATAATAATCCAGAAAGAGAAGAGAACAAACATGCTGGAATACCCCAAAGCAACCAAAGATCTGATAATCTTGTATAACGCAAGTCATTGTCTATTAGAAAACCTGAACCTATCTTTTCCAATATTGATTATAGCAGAAAAATTAACCTATTCAACTACCACAAGGCAAGGCATCTCTATTTTCATgggactttttttttgttttttttttggtgtgtgtgtggggggggggggggggctccaACAAGTTTCCTTCCCCTCCCACCAGCCCCCAAAGGTAAAATGACAAGAGGTCTAGTGTACAATTCTACAAACTCGTATATTGTAATGGTGTAAGCCAATCATGAAGCATTACCTCGAAAAGTCAGCCTCCAGTATCCTTGCTCTTGCCGTGAACTCTTCTACAGCTTTGGCAAACGTATGGTTATCATTTCTCTCTGGTGTTCTGGCCTTTTCATGAAGCCtatgaaaatacataaaacaagCTATTAGGGCACAGAGAGACAAAGTTGTACACCTGATTGAAACATCTCATGCAACAACTAGCAAACTTACGGTGCTTTGCAAAAATGAGGTGCATTGGAATCCCCATTTGAGCAAGAGACAACGTTGCATGCATCCCGCAATGCCAATCTAGAAACAGAGTAAGCCACACTCTCATACTCTGAGTTAGCATCTGAAAAAAGAAATGCAGCTGATGGAGCGCGAAATAATTGCTGCATAAGCTGAGTGGTCAAAATAAGCCTTCTTTTAACTTTACGCCTCAGAGGCCCATCTTCAGTGAAGCCAATGTCTTCTTCAACCTGTTATTAAAAGAACATGGGCATTCAGAACTGATGAAGCAAGCAAAATTTTAAAAAGTGGATTACAATAGGCAATCAAGATACCTTTTCAACAAGCCTATTAGTTGATTTGGCCCACTCTGTCTCTGCCAAGCTGCAGATAGACAAGTTAACAAATATCATCAAACCTGAAGCTGGAACTAAGACAATCCAAATGAAAACAAAATGGAATAGCAGAAAGCATTGAGAAAGCAGCAAAGCAGTATGCAAGCAAAGGAGTTTAATAAAAGTTGTGCAAAATATGAACCTAATTGTCTGATTGCTCTGTGAATCCAGTAAAACTTCTTTGTACCAAGGAATAAGTTCAGATGTAACACGTTTCCGCTTCTTGGGTTTCAACAATTGGTTATGCTGACCAACATTCAATGGCAACGTCTGTGGAGAAGAAAAATCTTCAATGGCAGCAGAGCTAGCAGCTGAACTTGGCCCAAGATTACCAATCGGACTTCTATCAGCATCTGCAGGTATTACTTTCTGCATAGAATTAAGTGTCTGCAAACCATTGGAAGACTTTCCAAGTGTGAAAGGTTGATCAGTTGCCTTCATGGAGGCAGCTCTGTGTGCTTCATACATCTGTAACATCTGCGCATTTTTGAAGGTTCCATACTGATTAAACCAGGACGGTGCCATCTGAGGACTAATCTGAGTATGCTCAGGCTTAAATGGATTTGTGCTATTGTTGTGAGATCTGCTCTGAGCATCATCTTGACGATATGCATTAATATCCTGAGGAGGCATCTTTCCTCCTTGTTGTGATGATAAGCTTCTTTGTAATTCCTGCTCAGAGAAGCTTAAAATTCTAGATTCAGTGGAAGGAATTTGCTGAAGACCTGTATTGCTGTCTGATAGCCTCATTCTTTTCAAGGCCCTATCACTTAGATCAGTCTCCACATTTTTCATGGCCTGCATTTGGTTTAGCAAGGAATAATTTTGATGAGGGAAGTTATTTGGTTTCAGAGATCGACCAAAAGCTTCAATATCTCTCTGCATCGATGCAGAATTTGCAGGGGATCCTTCTGAGAGATTCTTGACAACAAGTTCTCTATCTTGTGAATCATTCATCTGAACTGGTTCAATGTTTTGAAATGGCACTTTTCGAGAAGGGCTTTCCTTCACTCGCTGTTCTTCCCCCTCAACAGAGCCCAAAATATTCACTGTGCTTGTATCAAGCTCAGATGTGAACTTCCATTCCTCATTTGCATCTTGATCACCTTGCCTCTCAGCAGCAGACAATGATGACTCCATAATACTCAATTGATGCGACTGGTGAATTTGAGAAGACTCCTTGCTGGATTGAGCACCAAAAAGGGGCTGCCGTGATGGAAAATTTGTCCACATATTAGCGAACATTTTTGAAGATGCACCCTGTTGAGCGATGCCAGACATTGAATAAGGCTGAGAAACTGACCCTGGCTCCTTAGATGAAACTTGATTTGCAAAGAGCCTTTCATGGGGATCATTGGCGTTACTTAACTGAGATATACCTGCAGAGATAGTAGGTTTATTAACATCACCAGCCCATTCGGGCACAGAAGGCTGTGTAGATTGACCACTTCCAGGTCCTCTGATAGACTCACCTTTCTCAGCAGAAAGGGGACCATGTTTATTGAAAGATACATTTATAGACTGATTTGTTGAGAGTTGCCCAGTAGCTCTAACCATAGGTGGATTTTGATGTGGGCTTCTCAGGTAAGGAAAACCAGAActagaatcaaatgctgaagaaaaatttCCAGGCATCGTGTACAAAGAAGTTTCATTATATGTACTCCCTGGAACCCCAGATCTGTTATTCTTCAACTCTTCCAGAGAGTGTTCAGCAGGAGGCAAGAATTGACCCTGATGAGGAGGGGACATCCGTCCCCGACTCTTCTCTCCGATCTCCTCCGCAGCTCGAGAGTGTGAAGTGCTAGCTGCTTGGATACTCTGAGATGACAAAGAATGGTTTTGAACTGATACCCGTTGAGATGGAGGGCCAAGTTGTAGACTAAAGCCTTGAGAGGCAGAAGATTGACTTTGCTGGAGATGACCAACAGACCCATCAGAATTTTCTGCTTCAGGCATCTCAGATGATACTTGCTGTTCAGAATTACTGCACTGAGTCATAGAACCACGCACACTTGATTGGTCTACCTTCTGAAGAAGCTGGAGCATGTTTGGACTGCAACCAGTAAAACAATCAAACAATAGAACACAAACTGCACTGGAACAGTTTTTACAGCAGAACATGGCAGTTAGCAAGGCCACTAAGAAATATGGGGAATAATGAGCAGAAGAACTTCTAACTCTTCTATGATCTTTAGAGATTTACCTAAGAGCATGATTAAGTAAATAGTTAAGAGTATCAGGAAATTAACTACCTAGTTTGTGCAGCTGTATTTGGTGAATATAAATCTGATCTATTGAAGCGACCAAGCATTGTAGATCCACCACTCTGGAAGCTGCTTCGCGAATGCACCTCACTAAAGCCTTTGCCATCTCTCAGACCATTAGACGGTTGCCCCTGTATATTAAGGAACATTACCTTTTATTTAATGATCAAAGATATGTAAGATTCAAAAAATGTATTATGTGAAGCACATATATCACCTCTTCCACTTCTGTCTGACTCTTGGGAACCTGACCAAATACTTCCAACTGGCCATGATTGGCATTGTGCTGCAGCATAGACTGAGAATGACTAGGCTGTTTCCTGTCATAAGCAGGATCCAAATCCTCATCCATGTTTCCCATGGGATGATACTGAAACTTGCGAACCCAAGAATTTTTCTGGCCAACCTGATCAGACGACTTCTGCTTAGTAGGAAGACACCTTGAATCACTCGCATCTGACAAGATATTTTCCCTCATCGCAGCAGAAGGAGGGAATAAGTTAGAGCAGTAGCTGTTATTCGAGTTCTTATCGCTGTTCTGCATCCCATGCATTTTGACTTCTATGTCACTGATACCCCTCAAAGAGTGCAAGACCTGATTGTCTTTGGTAACATGACGCTGTAAAGCTCCCGAGGCTTTGCTTACTGTAGACTCGACAAAGGAATCATTGTTCTTCCAATAATCAGAATGATAATTATTTTGCAGTTGACTGGTTTCTTCGCCACCCCTCATGGTACTTGACTTGGGTGCAGAGCCAGAATTATGCAAGTTaaagacctccgaattcacttggTGATTAGCGATAGATGATCCTGCATGCTCCATATCAACTGCAGAATTATGGCCAGAGTTAGAGTTCCATGTCACACCACCTTGAACAACTTCAGCTTGGATGAATTTCTTCCGATTGTCATCCTGGGAACGACTTGATGAATTCTCACTCGAAACTCTTAAAGCTGCATCTCCGGAGGGCACTGCTGATCCTACGTCACTCCAACCAGCTGATTCGTAGCATAGTTGTCTAGCTCCACCAATCTCAGGTGTCAACGAACCAGAAATCTTTCTCGCATTTATTTCGCTGTCAATAGGATGTGAAGCACTCCCAAACATCATCTGGCTTACTTCAACAACTGACTTCTGCCGTGGACCGAAATTTGACAACTTGCTTCCTTCCTCCGATGACTGGACAAGTCTTTGAGAAGAGTTGGCATGCAAACTCTGGCCTGGCTCATATGGGAGCCTGTGGCCTTGGACATCGGAATAGTTATTGTTCATATTGGTGCTATCAGAGGGCTGAACAGAAACAGAATTCAAGGATGAGTTTGGGGGCAACTTTCCCTCAGCAGAAGATGTTTTATGTCTCCCACTGTTATACATCAAATTCTGAGTTTCTGAAGGAATTTCCGTACTGTGAAAATTTAAACCACTCCACTCCTCCTGTACCCCAAGGTCACTGCTAGAAGTTTCTGCAACAGCAGAATGCATTAGTGCACTCCAAGTACCATTCAATAATCCTGCACCATCAAATGAATTACCACCTTCCCCATTCCTATCAGGGCTCTT
Coding sequences within:
- the LOC104223121 gene encoding uncharacterized protein isoform X2, whose protein sequence is MPGNDVGDRVHNFFAQDSLSQEQHHSPVVEGNWPAHSNNLWVGSQRQIGVLTPNTKNYNLQNSDSGKGPSSYPFTSQHGLNFMQSTPRPEFAKSQSQNQQANLNGYMYSNQFHQTRQDEAKFLSIDTGYDQRSLASGGLSPYASQQGVGPEQQARVPVRSEPSESPASFDLFGGQQMNRQQSNMLQSLQRQQSGHSDMQQMQLMLKMQELQRQHQLQQLDARKQNTLNQASGSHPPALVHDTTNSGALNYPWASDLANTKWLQRGSPIIQGCSNGLNPTNIGQAQQLMGLIPPSADQSLYGVPVSGSRGSVNPFSQVIDKPTTRPMPTFDSSFPGNQYAASSDQVSGQDGTFIPRQKSQGGHFLGHASSQALTSPINMENPQQANIMQNSSAFQDFSGRQGLAVPSENSQELAGAHASSLQNEVGLDPTEERILFGSEDNIWAAFGKSPDRNGEGGNSFDGAGLLNGTWSALMHSAVAETSSSDLGVQEEWSGLNFHSTEIPSETQNLMYNSGRHKTSSAEGKLPPNSSLNSVSVQPSDSTNMNNNYSDVQGHRLPYEPGQSLHANSSQRLVQSSEEGSKLSNFGPRQKSVVEVSQMMFGSASHPIDSEINARKISGSLTPEIGGARQLCYESAGWSDVGSAVPSGDAALRVSSENSSSRSQDDNRKKFIQAEVVQGGVTWNSNSGHNSAVDMEHAGSSIANHQVNSEVFNLHNSGSAPKSSTMRGGEETSQLQNNYHSDYWKNNDSFVESTVSKASGALQRHVTKDNQVLHSLRGISDIEVKMHGMQNSDKNSNNSYCSNLFPPSAAMRENILSDASDSRCLPTKQKSSDQVGQKNSWVRKFQYHPMGNMDEDLDPAYDRKQPSHSQSMLQHNANHGQLEVFGQVPKSQTEVEEGQPSNGLRDGKGFSEVHSRSSFQSGGSTMLGRFNRSDLYSPNTAAQTSPNMLQLLQKVDQSSVRGSMTQCSNSEQQVSSEMPEAENSDGSVGHLQQSQSSASQGFSLQLGPPSQRVSVQNHSLSSQSIQAASTSHSRAAEEIGEKSRGRMSPPHQGQFLPPAEHSLEELKNNRSGVPGSTYNETSLYTMPGNFSSAFDSSSGFPYLRSPHQNPPMVRATGQLSTNQSINVSFNKHGPLSAEKGISQLSNANDPHERLFANQVSSKEPGSVSQPYSMSGIAQQGASSKMFANMWTNFPSRQPLFGAQSSKESSQIHQSHQLSIMESSLSAAERQGDQDANEEWKFTSELDTSTVNILGSVEGEEQRVKESPSRKVPFQNIEPVQMNDSQDRELVVKNLSEGSPANSASMQRDIEAFGRSLKPNNFPHQNYSLLNQMQAMKNVETDLSDRALKRMRLSDSNTGLQQIPSTESRILSFSEQELQRSLSSQQGGKMPPQDINAYRQDDAQSRSHNNSTNPFKPEHTQISPQMAPSWFNQYGTFKNAQMLQMYEAHRAASMKATDQPFTLGKSSNGLQTLNSMQKVIPADADRSPIGNLGPSSAASSAAIEDFSSPQTLPLNVGQHNQLLKPKKRKRVTSELIPWYKEVLLDSQSNQTISLAETEWAKSTNRLVEKVEEDIGFTEDGPLRRKVKRRLILTTQLMQQLFRAPSAAFLFSDANSEYESVAYSVSRLALRDACNVVSCSNGDSNAPHFCKAPLHEKARTPERNDNHTFAKAVEEFTARARILEADFSRLDKRASILDVIVEGQDIEKFSVIYRFAKFHGRVQSDGVESSSSSDARSHKPLAQRYVTALPMPKNLPSMVQCLSL